In Anguilla rostrata isolate EN2019 chromosome 1, ASM1855537v3, whole genome shotgun sequence, a genomic segment contains:
- the LOC135238081 gene encoding sialoadhesin-like, protein MLFKILLVIVLSVSGVLCQWKWGVTYTPERICALKGSSVDMSCTYSYPPYYTVQKTFWFIYDWNSKQEGEPEDLSQDPEYSDRVEYLGDQNSDCTFRIKQLKESDSAIYRFRFLTDRQDGKYVGLSGVSLTVTGLQVKVTENEAQSVTLTCSSTCTLSGSPTFTWNKNGKVVSNKNKKSINLASTDDTDLYSCATGGVTSPAVNVKCVKVEMESETRSEGEWVTLTCKITCTDLTGSQTLIWYKNGQFLQNTTQKYQKNHHYLQFLASSGDAGSYSCAVRGHENLLSPAVTLYAPKNTSVSVPPPGEIVEGKSVTLTCSSDANPPVQNYTWYKNNRAVSSETGGPVDSYTIKNITLQDAVEYICEAENAMGTNRTPPKLLDVQCEYISASQLQTHRAESQYLLSVFGQLHSSKTLSKAVTLASG, encoded by the exons ATGCTCTTCAAAATCTTGTTGGTAATcgtcctctctgtgtcag GTGTTCTGTGCCAGTGGAAATGGGGAGTGACTTACACCCCTGAGAGAATCTGTGCCTTAAAGGGGTCTTCAGTAGACATGAGCTGCACTTACTCATATCCCCCATACTACACTGTTCAGAAAACATTCTGGTTTATTTATGACTGGAACAGTAAACAGGAGGGTGAGCCTGAGGACCTGTCCCAGGACCCAGAGTACTCTGACCGTGTGGAGTATCTGGGGGATCAGAACAGTGACTGCACTTTCAGAATAAAGCAACTGAAAGAAAGCGATTCAGCAATATATCGCTTCAGGTTCCTGACTGACAGGCAAGATGGAAAATATGTTGGTCTGTCTGGAGTCTCATTGACAGTTACAG GTCTTCAGGTGAAAGTGACAGAGAATGAGGCACAGAGTGTAACACTGACCTGTAGCAGCACCTGCACTTTGAGTGGCAGCCCAACCTTTACCTGGAACAAGAATGGAAAAGTTGtgtccaataaaaataaaaaatccatcaATTTAGCCAGCACTGATGATACAGATCTCTACTCCTGTGCTACAGGAGGAGTCACTTCCCCTGCagtcaatgtgaaat GTGTAAAGGTTGAAATGGAATCTGAAACaaggagtgagggagagtgggTGACACTCACCTGTAAAATCACCTGCACTGACCTGACTGGTAGCCAAACATTAATCTGGTACAAGAATGGACAATTTCTACAAAACACAACCcagaaatatcaaaaaaatcATCACTACCTTCAGTTCTTAGCCAGCAGTGGAGATGCAGGCAGCTACTCCTGTGCAGTAAGAGGCCATGAGAATCTCTTGTCCCCAGCAGTGACTCTCT atgcTCCTAAGAACACCTCAGTATCAGTGCCCCCccctggtgaaatagtggagggcaaatcagtgactctgacctgcagcagtgatgccaacccaccagtgcagaactacacctggtataagaatAATAGAGCTGTGTCCTCAGAGACAGGAGGACCAGTGGACAGTTACACCATTAAAAACATCACACTGCAAGATGCAGTAGAATACATCTGTGAAGCAGAGAATGCGATGGGGACAAACAGGACTCCTCCTAAACTtcttgatgtgcagtgtgagtatatcagtgcatctcagcttcagacacacagagcagagagtcagtatctcctgagtgtctttggacaacttcacagcagtaagacactgagtaaagcagtcacactggccagtgga
- the LOC135239197 gene encoding junctional adhesion molecule B-like has translation MPANPEIIRLTTNHKKLSGGETVELTCRATCTHLTESNSFIWYKNEQLLTEYYRFYQSYIKFTARKWVTQTCKITCTDLTGSQTFIWYKNGQSPFYTAQKYQFHNYLQFKASSGDAGSYSCAVRGHENLPSPAVTLYPPQSILLSVSSSGEIVEGSSVTLTCSSDANPPVHYYTWFKNNRAVSSETGGPEDSYTIKNITLQDAGEYTCQAGNGIGTNRSPPKRLDVQLPSWSRVQYYCLAQNTHGAQTSTSVSDNIKAGDKTVLVWTVVGISVAFALFTVMVCTSRKKSTNRERRRSRRSLTSRAFRE, from the exons ATGCCAGCCAATCCAGAGATAATTCGGCTGACGACCAACCACAAGAAAT TGTCAGGGGGAGAGACAGTGGAACTGACCTGTAGAGCAACCTGCACTCACCTGACTGAGAGCAACAGCTTCATCTGGTACAAGAATGAGCAGCTTCTGACTGAGTACTACAGGTTCTACCAGTCCTATATAAAGTTCACTGCCAGAA AGTGGGTGACACAAACCTGTAAAATCACCTGCACTGACCTGACTGGCAGCCAAACATTCATCTGGTACAAGAATGGACAATCTCCGTTTTACACCGCCCAGAAATATCAATTTCATAACTACCTTCAGTTCAAAGCCAGCAGTGGAGATGCAGGCAGCTACTCCTGTGCAGTAAGAGGCCATGAGAATCTCCCGTCCCCAGCAGTGACTCTCT atcctcctcAGAGCATCTTATTATCAGTGAGctcctctggtgaaatagtggagggcagttcagtgactctgacctgcagcagtgatgccaaccccCCAGTGCACTACTACACCTGGTTTAAGAATAACAGAGCTGTATCCTCAGAGACAGGAGGACCAGAGGACAGTTACACCATTAAAaacatcacactgcaggatgcaggagaatacacCTGTCAGGCAGGGAATGGGATTGGGACAAACAGATCTCCTCCTAAGCGtcttgatgtgcagt TGCCATCCTGGAGCAGAGTACAGTACTACTGCTTGGCTCAGAACACTCATGGAGCTCAGACCTCTACTTCTGTGTCAGACAATATAAAAG cAGGAGATAAGACAGTGCTTGTATGGACAGTTGTTGGAATCTCTGTGGCTTTTGCACTCTTTACTGTCATGGTGTGCACAAG caggaagaagagcaccaacagagagagacggaggagcAGACGCTCTCTTACT agcagagccttcaGAGAGTGA
- the LOC135239190 gene encoding B-cell receptor CD22-like: MPLPLEGSSVTLTCSSSDANPPVLRCGEYYCEAENVIGTKRSLPKRLGVQYPPKIVSVSVSPSGEIVEGSSVTLTCSSDANPPVQKYTWYKKNDTGVWQAGSGQSLNFSNFRSWNRGQYYCEAQNRLGAQNASALLVTVQGGQSLIAVAAVGVAAILALVFLGVVCMRRRKSTNETEGDRQGNKSPIYGNVSGMAMSHTGTQGTDRDDGEVPLYASVQPANTRNQDELLPSTVQKPLPQCEEGVQYASVQFRPSSAPPRSPAPSVKEDCVLYSTLRKLDM, from the exons atgccgctcccgc tggagggcagttcagtgactctgacctgcagcagcagtgatgccaaccctCCAGTGCTGAG ATGCggagaatactactgtgaggcagAGAATGTGATTGGGACAAAAAGATCTCTTCCTAAACGTCTTGGTGTacagt atcctccaAAGAtcgtctcagtatcagtgagcccctctggtgaaatagtggagggcagttcagtgactctgacctgcagcagcgatgccaacccaccagtgcagaaatacacctggtataagaaGAATGACACTGGAGTCTGGCAGGCAGGATCAGGACAGAGTTTGAACTTTTCTAACTTTAGATCCTGGAACAGAGGACAGTACTACTGTGAGGCACAGAACAGACTTGGAGCTCAGAATGCTTCTGCTCTACTGGTCACAGTGCAAG GAGGTCAGTCACTGATCGCGGTTGCAGCTGTGGGagtggctgccattttggctcttgtgtttctgggtgttgtgtgcatgag GAGGAGAAAATCAACAAATGAGACAGAAGGGGACAGGCAG GGGAATAAAAGCCCCATTTATGGCAACGTCTCAGGGATGGCAATGAgtcacactggaacacagggtACGGACAGAGACGACGGTGAAGTTCCCCTCTACGCCTCTGTTCAGCCCGCTAACACCCGCAACCAGGATGAGCTTCTACCCTCCACTGTTCAAAAGCCACTCCCCCAGTGTGAGGAGGGTGTTCAGTACGCCAGCGTCCAGTTCCGCCCCTCCAGTGCTCCCCCCAG GTCACCAGCCCCATCCGTAAAGGAAGACTGTGTTCTCTACAGCACACTTCGAAAACTGGACATGTGA